Proteins encoded within one genomic window of Cucumis sativus cultivar 9930 chromosome 3, Cucumber_9930_V3, whole genome shotgun sequence:
- the LOC101221665 gene encoding uncharacterized protein LOC101221665 isoform X1, with protein sequence MEAVPNGSPHPDFYQHLVVMRHGDRFDNFDRSWSATAPRPFDPPLHNDGLARAFDTGRTFLNLLPFSFHRLFVSPFLRCVQTAAQVLLALSAANPSTTLKVSVEYGLCEMLTSEAIRPKVAPKDLNWGFDIPQLEAILPSGTVDHSVERVHKEMLPWEGTAVVTHRRYVHLFQTLADKYPSENLLLVTHGEGVGVAVSTFMEDTIVYGVEYCAFVELRRPVFQKGDSFAFGKFEVILREGQDGIKHVPNPEKE encoded by the exons ATGGAAGCCGTACCCAACGGCAGCCCCCACCCGGATTTTTACCAACACCTCGTCGTTATGCGTCACGGCGACCGGTTTGATAACTTCGATCGGTCATGGTCGGCCACCGCCCCCCGCCCTTTTGACCCGCCTCTTCACAACGATGGCTTGGCTCGGGCCTTCGATACGGGTCGGACTTTTCTCAACCTTCTCCCCTTCTCTTTTCACCGCCTCTTCGTTTCCCCTTTCCTCCGCTGTGTCCAGACCGCCGCCCAAGTCCTCCTAGCCCTCTCCGCCGCCAATCCCTCCACCACTCTCAAG GTTTCTGTAGAGTATGGACTGTGCGAGATGCTAACCAGTGAAGCAATCAGACCAAAAGTTGCTCCAAAGGATTTGAATTGGGGTTTTGATATTCCACAGCTCGAAGCTATTTTGCCTAGTGGCACTGTTGACCATTCCGTAGAGCGGGTACATAAAGAG ATGCTTCCTTGGGAAGGGACAGCGGTGGTTACTCATCGTCGGTATGTTCATTTGTTCCAGACACTTGCTGATAAATACCCATCAGAGAATTTGCTACTTGTCACACATG GCGAAGGAGTTGGAGTTGCGGTTTCAACATTTATGGAAGATACAATCGTGTATGGAGTTGAGTATTGTGCATTTGTTGAACTACGGAGGCCTGTTTTTCAGAAAGGCGATTCGTTTGCGTTTGGAAAGTTTGAGGTGATACTTAGAGAAGGGCAAGATGGGATCAAGCACGTGCCAAATCCAGAAAAAGAATGA
- the LOC101221665 gene encoding uncharacterized protein LOC101221665 isoform X2: MKVSVEYGLCEMLTSEAIRPKVAPKDLNWGFDIPQLEAILPSGTVDHSVERVHKEMLPWEGTAVVTHRRYVHLFQTLADKYPSENLLLVTHGEGVGVAVSTFMEDTIVYGVEYCAFVELRRPVFQKGDSFAFGKFEVILREGQDGIKHVPNPEKE, from the exons ATGAAG GTTTCTGTAGAGTATGGACTGTGCGAGATGCTAACCAGTGAAGCAATCAGACCAAAAGTTGCTCCAAAGGATTTGAATTGGGGTTTTGATATTCCACAGCTCGAAGCTATTTTGCCTAGTGGCACTGTTGACCATTCCGTAGAGCGGGTACATAAAGAG ATGCTTCCTTGGGAAGGGACAGCGGTGGTTACTCATCGTCGGTATGTTCATTTGTTCCAGACACTTGCTGATAAATACCCATCAGAGAATTTGCTACTTGTCACACATG GCGAAGGAGTTGGAGTTGCGGTTTCAACATTTATGGAAGATACAATCGTGTATGGAGTTGAGTATTGTGCATTTGTTGAACTACGGAGGCCTGTTTTTCAGAAAGGCGATTCGTTTGCGTTTGGAAAGTTTGAGGTGATACTTAGAGAAGGGCAAGATGGGATCAAGCACGTGCCAAATCCAGAAAAAGAATGA
- the LOC101203122 gene encoding putative uncharacterized protein DDB_G0270496: protein MGSASKKERKLQAIDSGSEDFEDIDDFELPVEEEEYSSDEDDNSENEEEEVEDEEDEDEDEEQLEEEDGGEEDRKDAEMEELEKEYMDLRHQEQDILKNLKQHKDEDFLKGQAVKNQRALWDKSLELRFLLQKAFSNSNRLPKEPIKSSFCELDNGVEVAYSDLVTSSKNTLNSLLELQEALLENNKHIVQATDGTTKLLESFRTSNAHNEGDEDWSRVAQMHQRIGAFRDKSIDKWHRKTQVTTGAAAIKSKLQAFNQNISEQVAAYMRDPSRMLNQMQLGRSAIHVFGTVLDESESKEQETQVEGGDPELFDDSEFYQQLLKEFFETIDPNSSETAFYALKKLQTKKRKIVDRRASKSRKIRYTVHEKIVNFMTPMPVDLHQATPKLVNNIFGLKSHTSTTTTAV from the exons ATGGGGTCAGcatcaaaaaaggaaagaaaattacaagcCATTGATAGTGGGTCTGAAGATTTTGAAGACATAGATGATTTTGAACTTCCT GTTGAGGAAGAGGAATACTCAAGTGACGAAGATGACAATTCAGagaatgaggaagaagaagtcGAAGACGAAGAGGATGAGGATGAGGATGAAGAGCAATTAGAAGAGGAAGATGGAGGGGAGGAGGACCGTAAAGATGCCGAGATGGAGGaacttgaaaaagaatatatggATCTTCGTCACCAGGAGCa AGACattttgaagaatttgaagCAACATAAGGATGAGGATTTTCTTAAAGGTCAAGCAGTGAAGAATCAAAGG GCTTTGTGGGACAAAAGTCTTGAGCTTAGATTTTTGCTTCAAAAGGCGTTCTCCAACTCAAATAGATTGCCAAAG GAACCAATTAAGTCCTCATTTTGTGAATTAGACAACGGTGTTGAGGTGGCATATTCAGATTTGGTTACATCATCAAAGAATACTTTGAATTCTTTATTGGAACTGCAAgag GCTttacttgaaaataataagCATATCGTTCAAGCCACCGATG GAACTACAAAGCTTTTGGAGTCTTTCAGAACCTCAAATGCTCATAATGAAGGTGATGAAGATTGGTCCCGAGTTGCTCAGATGCATCAGAG GATAGGTGCTTTCAGAGACAAGTCAATTGACAAATGGCATAGGAAAACACAGGTTACAACAGGTGCTGCAGCTATTAAAAGCAAATTGCAGGCCTTTAATCAG AATATTAGCGAACAAGTAGCTGCATATATGAGAGATCCAAGTAGGATGCTTAATCAAATGCAGCTTGGGAGATCAGCCATACACGTATTTGGAACG GTTCTTGACGAAAGCGAGAGTAAAGAGCAG GAAACACAAGTTGAAGGAGGTGACCCTGAACTTTTTGACGACTCTGAATTCTATCAGCAATTATTGAAGGAGTTCTTTGAGACGATTGATCCAAATTCATCTG AGACGGCGTTCTATGCATTGAAGAAGTTGCaaacaaagaagagaaagatagTCGATCGGCGAGCCTCAAAGAGTCGGAAGATAAG ATACACTGTCCACGAAAAGATTGTGAACTTCATGACTCCTATGCCTGTGGATCTTCACCAAGCCACTCCCAAACTAGTCAACAACATTTTTGGCTTGAAATCCCACACGTCAACTACAACCACCGCCGTTTAG
- the LOC101221895 gene encoding uncharacterized protein LOC101221895 produces MEENGGSDAGSNAHWWWAFAGAAQLGWGIASFRRGFIGDSSNMPLKAFAVASLFVGAAASSTIASLKASGIHKVEDVMEVGARIRSGLGIRSRAQDK; encoded by the exons ATGGAGGAGAACGGAGGAAGCGACGCTGGTAGCAACGCCCATTGGTGGTGGGCTTTCGCCGGTGCAGCGCAGTTAGGTTGGGGTATCGCCTCTTTCCGGCGAGGATTTATCGGTGATTCCAGCAACATGCCCCTCAAGGCCTTCGCCGTCGCTTCGCTTTTCGTCGGCGCTGCCGCCTCGTCTACAATTGCTTCCCTCAAGGCCTCTGGCATCCACAAG GTGGAAGACGTGATGGAAGTAGGGGCCAGAATCAGAAGTGGATTGGGGATTCGTTCAAGGGCACaagataaatga
- the LOC101222132 gene encoding homeobox-leucine zipper protein HAT3, which translates to MGGRDDDVGLTLSLGFGVTTQSTHMQRPSSMHNHHLRKTHWNELFQFSDRNADSRSFLRGIDVNRLPTGVDGEEENGVSSPNSTISSISGKRSEREAAGDEAEAEAEAEAEAEAEAEAERASCSRGSDDEDGGGGDGDASRKKLRLSKEQSMVLEETFKEHNTLNPKQKLALAKQLNLTPRQVEVWFQNRRARTKLKQTEVDCEYLKRCCENLTEENRRLQKEVQELRALKLSPQLYMHMNPPTTLTMCPQCERVAVSSSSSTSAATTTRHQAAAGVQRPSMAINPWAVLPIQR; encoded by the exons ATGGGCGGGAGAGATGATGACGTGGGACTCACTTTGAGTTTAGGTTTTGGTGTTACGACTCAGTCCACTCACATGCAAAGGCCGTCGTCGATGCATAATCACCACCTCCGCAAGACTCATTGGAACGagctttttcaattttctg ATCGAAACGCCGATTCGAGGTCGTTTCTTAGAGGAATCGACGTGAATCGGTTGCCGACGGGCGTGGACGGCGAGGAAGAGAACGGCGTTTCATCTCCGAACAGTACGATTTCTAGCATTAGTGGAAAGAGAAGCGAGAGAGAAGCGGCTGGAGACGAGGCGGAGGCGGAGGCTGAGGCGGAGGCTGAAGCGGAAGCGGAAGCGGAAGCCGAAAGAGCCTCGTGCTCGCGAGGGAGTGATGATGAAGACGGCGGAGGCGGGGACGGTGACGCGTCGAGAAAGAAGCTGAGGCTATCGAAGGAACAGTCAATGGTTCTTGAAGAGACGTTCAAAGAGCACAATACGCTGAATCCT AAGCAAAAGCTGGCACTTGCAAAGCAGCTGAATCTGACACCAAGACAAGTGGAGGTGTGGTTTCAAAACAGAAGGGCAAG GACCAAATTGAAGCAAACAGAAGTGGATTGTGAGTACTTGAAGAGGTGCTGTGAGAATCTAACAGAGGAAAACAGGAGGCTACAGAAGGAGGTGCAAGAGTTGAGAGCACTCAAGCTTTCTCCACAGCTTTATATGCACATGAATCCTCCTACCACCCTCACCATGTGCCCTCAATGTGAGCGTGTGGCggtttcttcatcttcttcgacCTCAGCTGCTACCACCACTCGCCATCAAGCAGCAGCTGGTGTGCAGCGTCCCTCTATGGCCATCAACCCGTGGGCAGTGTTGCCGATTCAACGTTGA
- the LOC101222368 gene encoding peptidyl-prolyl cis-trans isomerase FKBP20-2, chloroplastic: MLITCSTPSLTSSAHSLSYRAFSGCATSRAFITQTKQVQRYCSCQSFNHSSEENSYISLSNENSRRKILLFFLSTTALFPTRHSSAKTKNKNPYDERRLLEQNKRRQKENNAPVDFPSFVREGFEVKVIAPESYVKRDSGLIYWDIEVGNGDCPKDGQQVIFHYVGYNESGRRIDSTYLQGSPARIRVGTNALVPGFEEGIRGMRPGGKRRMIIPPELGPPVGPSTFFSSKQFEVFDVELLSVQDCQRRTIGFYSDIVCN; this comes from the exons ATGCTTATTACTTGCTCGACGCCCTCTCTTACATCCTCCGCCCATTCTCTTTCTT ACAGGGCATTTTCAGGATGTGCAACATCAAGAGCTTTCATAACTCAAACCAAGCAAGTACAGCGCTACTGCTCATGTCAGAGTTTCAATCACAGCAG CGAAGAGAATTCTTATATATCACTATCCAATGAGAATTCCAGGCGAAAGattctcctttttttcttatcaactACAGCTTTATTTCCCACTCGGCATTCTTCTGCCAAGACAAAGAATAAGAATCCATACGATGAAAGACGCTTACTAGAGCAAAACAAACggagacaaaaagaaaacaatgcTCCTGTCGACTTTCCAAGCTTTGTCAGGGAAG GTTTCGAGGTTAAGGTAATAGCACCAGAGTCCTATGTCAAACGTGACTCTGGGCTCATATATTGGGATATTGAAGTTGGTAATGGTGATTGCCCCAAGGATGGTCAGCag GTGATCTTTCACTATGTTGGCTATAATGAATCTGGTCGTCGAATTGATAGCACATACTTACAGGGTTCTCCTGCCAGAATCCGTGTGGGCACAAATGCATTGGTCCCAG GATTTGAGGAAGGAATTCGAGGCATGAGACCAGGGGGAAAAAGGAGAATGATAATCCCACCAGAACTTGGACCTCCT GTGGGGCCTTCCACATTTTTCAGCTCAAAACAGTTTGAAGTCTTTGATGTGGAACTGTTAAGCGTCCAAGATTGTCAGAGGAGGACAATAGGCTTTTACTCTGACATTGTTTGCAACTAG